A segment of the Allosaccharopolyspora coralli genome:
GTCGGTCACGGAGTGCGGCCGGTACAGCCTGGTCGGCAGCGAACCGCTCGGGGTCGGAACGTGACGTTCGGTGATCTCGACGTCGGTGATCGGGGTGTGTCCGAGCAGCTCGGCGCTGCGGCGCATGAGCGCCCGGGACGCGCCGACGTCACTGCCCGTCAGTCCTGTCTGGCCGGAGAGCTGCTGCAACCGCAGCAACAGTTGTGCGTCCAGCGCGAGTTCCTGGCCGTCGACGACGATCGGCGCGCGCGCCAGTGCCCGTTTGACGCCGTGGGGCAGGCCCAGCACGCAGCGCAGGACGGTTCCTTCCACCGTGGTCGAACGCGCGACCGACGTCAGTGTCTGCAGCATCTGCCCACCTCCTGTGCTCTCGTTCACCTCGAAGCTACCCGTTGGTAATCGGTGACACGAGCCACGGTCGGTCACATTGACCTCGACCGCACTTCAAGTCGTAGCGTCCGAGCCGAGGACAGCCGGTGACCGGTGGAACTCCGCACACACCGAGGACAACCCCGACCGGGGATGGAAGGATCGTGAGAATGACGGTGACCGTGGTGGGAATCGGCGGATCGGTCCGCGCCGACTCGCAGTCCGAGCGCGCGCTGCACGCGACACTCGCCGGCGCCCGGGACGCGGGCGCGAAGGTCCACGCCATCACCGGCTCCGCACTCGTGTTGCCCTTCTACGACCCGCACGTGCTCGAACGCACCGAAGTGGCGCGGGAGCTCGTGGACGCGCTCCGCGAGGCCGACGGGGTGCTGCTGTCCTCGCCCGGCTACCACGGCACCGTGTCCGGACTGGTCAAGAACGCCCTGGACTACGTCGAGGACCTCCGTCTCGACGAGCGCCCGTACCTCGACGGGCGCGGCGTCGGGTGCATCGGCATCGCCCACGGCTGGCAGGCGTCGGTCACCACACTGCAGGCGCTGCGCTCAGTGGTGCACTCGTTGCGCGGGTGGCCGACACCGCTCGGTGCCGCGGTGAACTCCGTCGAAACCGAGCTCGGGCCCGGCGGGTCGTGCACCGACCGGAAGGTGGAGTCCACCTTGCGCACCATCGGTGAGCAGGTGGTCGAGTTCGCTTCCGGTCGCGGCTGACCGGCTGTGTTGAGAAACTCCGGACTGGGTATCCGCGTGGTGTTGGACCGTGCCGGGTCCGACCGCACTGTGTGCTGTGTAGCCCTGTCCGGAGGGAGCGAGCGAAATGGCCAAGAAGTCGGCTGCGAAGTCCCCGATCACGAGTTCGTTGAGTGATGCCGACCGGGACATCACCGGCAAGGCGCTGCAGGCGACTCTGGTCGATCTCATCGACCTGCACCTGGTGGCCAAGCAGGCGCACTGGAACGTGGTGGGCCGGTTCTTCCGAGACGTGCACCTGCAGCTCGACGAGTTGGTGACCGCGGCCCGTGATTTCGCCGACAACGTCGCCGAACGGACCGCCGCACTCGGGGTGACGCCGGACGGCCGGGCGCGCACGGTCGCCGACGGCTCGGGGCTGGGCTCGTTCGAATCCGGATGGCGCCAGGACGAGCAGGTCGTCGAGGCGATCACCGCGAACCTCGGCGAGATCGTGCGGCGGCTGCGCGCACGCATCGACGAACTCGACAAGACCGACCTGGTCAGTCAGGACCTGCTCATCGGGATCGCCTCGAAGTTCGAGGAGGCCCACTGGATGTGGCAAGCCCAACTGGCGAAGAGCTCCTGACGGAAGGTTTTGCGTGGGTGGTCGGGTG
Coding sequences within it:
- a CDS encoding NADPH-dependent FMN reductase, with product MTVTVVGIGGSVRADSQSERALHATLAGARDAGAKVHAITGSALVLPFYDPHVLERTEVARELVDALREADGVLLSSPGYHGTVSGLVKNALDYVEDLRLDERPYLDGRGVGCIGIAHGWQASVTTLQALRSVVHSLRGWPTPLGAAVNSVETELGPGGSCTDRKVESTLRTIGEQVVEFASGRG
- a CDS encoding Dps family protein, with the protein product MAKKSAAKSPITSSLSDADRDITGKALQATLVDLIDLHLVAKQAHWNVVGRFFRDVHLQLDELVTAARDFADNVAERTAALGVTPDGRARTVADGSGLGSFESGWRQDEQVVEAITANLGEIVRRLRARIDELDKTDLVSQDLLIGIASKFEEAHWMWQAQLAKSS